The Bacillota bacterium genome includes a window with the following:
- a CDS encoding Re/Si-specific NAD(P)(+) transhydrogenase subunit alpha: MRIGVTQETFSGETRVALVPASVAALKKAKAEVLVQAGAGKGAGFSDMDYAEAGASVLPTREEVIAGADIVLQVRALGANPDGWKADLALAREGQVWIAMMDPLWAPEPVAEAAQKGIIAFALELVPRITRAQPMDVLSSQSNLAGYKAVLLAATALPKIFPMMMTAAGTITPARVFVIGAGVAGLQAIATARRLGAVVSAYDVRPAVREQVESLGARFVELPLEVQDAQDAGGYAKALGEDFYRRQAEMMKGVLPENDVVITTAAVPGQRAPVLITREMVERMRPGSVIVDLAAERGGNCELTQSGQTVVHHGVTIIGPANLPATMPYHASQLYAKNISSFTLNLLKDGELTLDVEDQIIHDTLLTRDGQVVHPRIREKLGLSG, from the coding sequence ATGCGCATCGGGGTAACACAGGAGACCTTTTCGGGCGAAACGCGAGTGGCGCTGGTGCCTGCCTCCGTGGCTGCGCTGAAGAAGGCAAAGGCAGAGGTGCTGGTGCAGGCGGGGGCAGGCAAAGGGGCGGGATTTTCCGACATGGACTATGCCGAGGCTGGGGCAAGCGTCCTGCCCACACGTGAGGAGGTGATTGCTGGCGCGGACATCGTGCTGCAGGTGCGCGCGCTGGGTGCAAACCCCGACGGCTGGAAGGCAGACCTGGCTCTGGCGCGGGAGGGACAGGTGTGGATTGCCATGATGGACCCTCTCTGGGCGCCTGAACCGGTCGCCGAAGCCGCTCAGAAGGGCATCATCGCCTTCGCACTGGAGCTGGTTCCGCGCATCACACGTGCCCAGCCGATGGACGTGCTCTCCTCACAATCCAATCTGGCTGGCTACAAGGCGGTGTTGCTGGCTGCCACAGCCCTGCCCAAAATCTTCCCCATGATGATGACTGCGGCAGGAACGATTACCCCTGCTCGCGTGTTTGTCATTGGAGCCGGGGTGGCAGGGTTGCAGGCGATAGCCACTGCGCGGCGGCTGGGCGCGGTGGTGAGCGCATACGATGTGCGTCCCGCCGTGCGCGAACAGGTGGAGAGCCTTGGCGCACGATTTGTAGAGCTGCCGCTCGAGGTGCAGGACGCGCAGGATGCGGGCGGGTACGCCAAAGCACTGGGCGAGGATTTCTACCGCCGGCAGGCGGAGATGATGAAAGGCGTGCTGCCCGAAAACGACGTGGTGATTACCACGGCGGCGGTACCCGGTCAACGTGCCCCTGTGCTTATCACCCGTGAGATGGTAGAGCGAATGCGCCCCGGCTCGGTGATTGTGGACCTTGCCGCCGAGCGCGGAGGCAACTGCGAGCTGACTCAATCCGGGCAAACGGTGGTGCACCACGGGGTCACTATCATCGGTCCCGCCAATCTGCCTGCCACCATGCCCTATCATGCCAGTCAGCTCTACGCCAAGAACATCAGCAGCTTCACCCTGAACTTGCTCAAAGACGGGGAGCTGACGCTGGACGTGGAGGACCAGATTATCCACGATACGTTGTTAACGCGAGACGGGCAGGTCGTTCATCCGCGCATTCGCGAAAAGCTGGGTTTGAGCGGGTAA
- a CDS encoding NAD(P) transhydrogenase subunit alpha yields MGIEDILSYLFVFVLATFIGFEVIRRVSPLLHTPLMSLTNAISAISLVGALLVLGAEHDTLSMVLAGVAVTAAAVNVVSGFLITDRMLKMFKRREPEDRGRSS; encoded by the coding sequence ATGGGCATTGAGGATATTCTGAGCTACCTGTTCGTGTTTGTTCTGGCGACCTTCATCGGCTTTGAGGTGATACGTCGCGTGTCGCCACTGTTGCATACCCCTTTGATGTCGCTCACCAACGCCATTTCCGCTATCAGTCTGGTGGGCGCGTTGCTGGTGCTGGGGGCGGAGCATGACACGCTGTCGATGGTGCTGGCGGGCGTGGCGGTCACCGCTGCGGCGGTGAACGTGGTGAGCGGCTTTCTCATCACCGACCGCATGTTGAAGATGTTCAAGCGACGCGAGCCTGAAGATCGGGGGAGGTCGTCATGA
- a CDS encoding NAD(P)(+) transhydrogenase (Re/Si-specific) subunit beta, with protein sequence MSTQEIIAQSSYIIAAALFILSLKWLSAVPTARRGVVAGEVGMIIAIVATLMLPEIVSYRWIILTLLIGAAIGIPIAYLMPMTHVPQRTALSHSFGGLAVGLVGTAKYYLWNTHEPERLTTFITAVLCFEVLLGFLTFTGSLMAFGKLQEILPTRPIVYRGQNFVNLSVLAIALAIGVYLVINPTQTQLFPIYIALALAFGVMLILPIGGADMPTVIALLNSYAGISASAMGFVLENKLLVVAGALDGSSGFILSVIMCKAMNRSFTNVLFGAFGQVSPQALKAEERTVRSATPEEAADILLAASSVVIIPGYGMAVAQAQHKVRELFDQLTRRGIDVKFGIHPVAGRMPGHMNVLLAEADIPYDRLFEMEDINSELAHADVALVIGANDVVNPAAKHDKNSPIYGMPIIEADKARTVMVIKRSMNPGFAGIENELYYMDKTLMLFGDAKAYLGELVKVIGQEK encoded by the coding sequence ATGAGCACGCAGGAGATTATCGCGCAATCCAGTTACATCATCGCCGCGGCGCTGTTCATCCTGTCGCTGAAGTGGCTCAGTGCGGTTCCCACCGCCCGTCGCGGGGTGGTGGCGGGCGAAGTGGGAATGATTATCGCCATTGTGGCGACGCTGATGTTGCCCGAAATCGTAAGCTACAGGTGGATTATCCTGACCCTGCTGATTGGCGCAGCCATCGGTATACCCATTGCCTACCTGATGCCGATGACACATGTTCCTCAGCGAACAGCCCTCTCCCACTCCTTCGGCGGCCTGGCGGTGGGACTGGTCGGGACCGCCAAGTATTACCTGTGGAATACCCATGAGCCCGAACGCCTCACCACCTTCATCACGGCGGTGCTGTGCTTCGAGGTACTGCTGGGCTTCCTCACCTTCACGGGTAGCTTGATGGCGTTCGGCAAGCTGCAGGAGATACTTCCCACCCGCCCGATTGTGTACCGTGGGCAGAACTTTGTGAACCTGTCGGTGCTGGCGATAGCCCTTGCGATTGGCGTGTATCTGGTCATCAACCCGACGCAGACGCAGTTGTTTCCGATTTACATCGCGCTCGCGCTGGCGTTCGGCGTGATGCTGATTTTGCCCATCGGCGGAGCAGATATGCCAACGGTGATTGCCCTGTTGAACTCGTATGCGGGCATCTCGGCGTCGGCGATGGGCTTTGTGCTGGAGAACAAGCTGCTGGTGGTGGCGGGCGCGCTGGATGGCTCGTCGGGTTTCATCCTGTCGGTGATTATGTGCAAGGCGATGAACCGCTCGTTCACCAACGTGCTGTTCGGTGCGTTCGGGCAGGTGTCGCCGCAGGCATTGAAAGCGGAGGAGCGCACGGTGCGCAGCGCGACTCCCGAAGAGGCAGCGGACATTTTGCTGGCGGCTTCGTCGGTGGTGATTATTCCGGGCTATGGCATGGCGGTGGCGCAGGCGCAGCACAAGGTGCGCGAGCTGTTTGACCAGCTCACCCGCCGCGGTATCGATGTCAAGTTCGGCATCCATCCGGTAGCGGGGCGTATGCCCGGACACATGAACGTGTTGCTGGCGGAGGCGGACATCCCCTATGACCGGCTCTTCGAGATGGAGGACATCAACTCGGAGCTGGCACACGCAGACGTGGCGCTGGTCATCGGGGCGAACGACGTGGTGAACCCCGCCGCGAAGCACGACAAAAACAGCCCCATCTACGGAATGCCCATCATCGAGGCAGACAAAGCGCGCACGGTGATGGTGATTAAGCGCAGTATGAACCCCGGTTTCGCGGGCATCGAGAACGAGCTCTACTACATGGACAAGACGCTGATGCTGTTTGGCGACGCGAAGGCGTACCTCGGCGAACTGGTGAAGGTAATCGGGCAGGAGAAGTAG
- a CDS encoding DUF1559 domain-containing protein, translating into MFRYRAFTLIELLVVIAIIAILAAILFPVFSRAREMARKTSCLSNMKQLSLAILQYAQDYDETLPYPGWSPIETPNGLACHGWRYAVQPYIKNTGIYLCPSFEMPGEPIWNWSCYHDTEGVYPSSLMSRLGETGSTMEQIIGIRRSYGGAANWAQKNEVGQRLGWIVNPLLPNPVRLASIPRPASVFQLLESREYWNDHGPWVLNGDWFRVWFDSNKGVVTSHNGVSNWSFHDGHVKAIKLCATMGALQWTNAQGPTDDYLWDWQPAQQVEWLRDWRDRCQTIPEYR; encoded by the coding sequence ATGTTCCGCTACAGAGCGTTCACGCTCATTGAGTTGCTCGTCGTCATCGCGATTATCGCGATACTGGCGGCGATCCTGTTCCCCGTGTTCTCGCGCGCACGGGAGATGGCACGCAAGACCTCGTGCCTTTCCAACATGAAGCAGCTGTCTCTCGCTATCCTGCAGTATGCCCAGGATTACGATGAGACACTGCCTTACCCCGGCTGGTCGCCCATTGAGACCCCGAACGGGCTGGCTTGCCACGGATGGCGCTATGCGGTACAGCCCTACATCAAAAACACCGGCATCTATCTCTGCCCCAGCTTCGAGATGCCCGGAGAGCCAATCTGGAACTGGTCGTGCTACCATGACACCGAAGGCGTCTACCCGTCCAGCCTGATGAGCCGCTTGGGAGAGACGGGCAGTACCATGGAGCAGATTATCGGCATCCGACGCTCGTACGGTGGAGCCGCCAACTGGGCGCAGAAAAACGAGGTCGGTCAGCGGTTGGGCTGGATTGTCAACCCGCTCCTGCCCAACCCCGTGCGGCTGGCGTCCATCCCACGCCCCGCTTCGGTATTCCAGCTGCTCGAGTCGCGCGAGTACTGGAACGACCATGGTCCCTGGGTGCTGAACGGCGACTGGTTCCGCGTGTGGTTCGACTCGAATAAGGGCGTGGTCACCTCTCACAACGGGGTGAGCAACTGGAGCTTCCACGACGGACATGTGAAAGCCATCAAGCTCTGCGCCACCATGGGTGCGCTACAGTGGACGAACGCACAGGGACCCACCGACGACTATCTGTGGGACTGGCAGCCGGCGCAGCAGGTCGAGTGGCTGCGTGACTGGCGCGACCGCTGCCAGACTATCCCCGAATATCGCTAG
- a CDS encoding LacI family transcriptional regulator encodes MPKQTPTIKDVAAYAGVSVTTVTNVLHGRGHRFSEETRQKVLHAVEALGYRPNQVARSLVRRRSYTLGVVVEHFRGALLGNPYFSTLLDGVLAEAVQAGYQLKIIALTSSDIEHVRQRTEDGSIDGAILAAPLHQSPLLQWAQECPLPCVVAGSSPRDLHAACVDVDDENAVYQGVRWLIAQGHRRIAFIAGPVNYWSAHQREQGYLRALSEAGIVVSSHWIRRGNYSTESGRWAMEKLLQVRPPFSAVVCCNDWMALGALEALRRKGICVPEEISVMGFDDVEAAAVASPPLTTIRQPVREIGMRAAKLLIQQIESGTRTPERVIFPGELVQRDSTTAFASEAADMSKRPAAVRRIRRRRTY; translated from the coding sequence ATGCCCAAACAGACACCAACCATTAAAGATGTTGCGGCATACGCGGGGGTGTCGGTCACGACCGTCACCAACGTGTTGCATGGGCGGGGACACCGCTTCTCGGAAGAGACGCGCCAGAAGGTGCTGCACGCCGTCGAAGCGCTGGGCTACCGTCCCAATCAGGTAGCGCGAAGCTTGGTGCGACGGCGCAGCTATACGCTTGGCGTGGTGGTGGAACACTTCCGCGGCGCGCTGCTGGGCAACCCCTACTTCTCCACGCTACTGGACGGCGTGCTTGCCGAGGCGGTGCAGGCGGGCTATCAGCTCAAAATCATCGCCCTGACCAGCTCGGATATCGAACACGTGCGCCAGCGCACCGAAGATGGCTCCATCGACGGCGCAATCCTGGCAGCCCCCCTGCACCAGAGCCCGTTGCTGCAATGGGCGCAAGAGTGCCCCCTGCCCTGCGTGGTGGCGGGAAGCAGCCCCCGCGACCTGCACGCTGCCTGCGTGGACGTGGACGACGAGAACGCCGTCTACCAGGGGGTCCGGTGGCTCATCGCGCAGGGACACCGACGCATCGCCTTCATTGCCGGACCAGTGAACTACTGGAGCGCCCACCAGCGCGAACAGGGATATCTGCGCGCGCTTTCGGAGGCGGGGATTGTTGTCTCGTCGCACTGGATCCGTCGAGGCAACTACAGCACCGAATCGGGGCGATGGGCCATGGAGAAACTGCTGCAGGTGCGTCCGCCTTTCAGCGCAGTGGTCTGTTGCAATGATTGGATGGCACTGGGCGCGCTGGAAGCGTTGCGGCGGAAGGGCATCTGTGTGCCGGAAGAGATTTCCGTCATGGGCTTTGACGATGTGGAGGCGGCAGCAGTGGCGTCTCCCCCGCTGACCACCATTCGGCAACCCGTTCGAGAGATCGGGATGCGGGCTGCCAAGCTGCTTATTCAGCAAATCGAAAGCGGCACGCGCACGCCGGAACGGGTGATATTTCCGGGCGAGCTGGTGCAGCGGGACAGCACCACCGCATTCGCTTCCGAAGCCGCTGACATGAGCAAACGTCCTGCGGCGGTACGACGTATCCGGCGCAGGCGAACTTACTGA
- a CDS encoding ATP-binding cassette domain-containing protein, with translation MATPIILEVRNLSVPPRLRGEVSFTLREGQRLCVYGHSGAGKTTLLRALFGLLAHRGSVVWHIPRASAGYAAQCPRLIPRANVLQQILWCSALHGASLSVHGSRIHDLLEWWGLEAHRHRLVHRLSIGERLRLELCCAAAVASRLLVVDGLLEQLDERTRRRFWEEMDARCARRELALIYATHSAREAELADHVLMLHEGRVLAMDTPEHLRAHAELQAVYLEPVQESSRSAVQATFCADGEVRLTIHPVATMEDVLQALVRRGGLE, from the coding sequence ATGGCGACGCCCATTATTCTGGAAGTGCGCAACCTGAGCGTCCCCCCCCGACTGCGGGGAGAGGTCTCCTTCACCCTGCGCGAAGGCCAGCGGCTGTGCGTGTACGGACACAGCGGGGCTGGAAAGACCACCCTGCTGCGCGCTCTTTTCGGACTGCTCGCCCATCGCGGTTCGGTAGTGTGGCATATCCCGCGAGCCAGTGCGGGTTACGCCGCGCAGTGTCCGCGCCTTATTCCCCGCGCGAACGTCCTGCAGCAGATACTTTGGTGCAGCGCATTGCACGGAGCCTCGCTGTCGGTACATGGCAGCCGCATCCACGACTTGCTGGAATGGTGGGGTCTGGAGGCGCACCGCCACAGGCTGGTGCACCGTCTCTCCATTGGGGAGCGGTTGCGGCTGGAGCTGTGTTGCGCGGCGGCGGTGGCGTCGCGCCTGCTGGTGGTGGACGGTCTGCTGGAGCAGCTGGACGAACGCACCCGAAGGCGGTTCTGGGAGGAGATGGACGCACGGTGCGCCCGGCGTGAGCTTGCGCTGATATACGCGACGCACTCTGCCCGCGAGGCGGAGCTGGCAGACCACGTGCTGATGCTTCACGAGGGGCGGGTGCTGGCGATGGATACGCCCGAACATCTGCGTGCGCACGCGGAACTGCAGGCGGTGTATCTGGAACCCGTGCAGGAGTCCTCCAGATCCGCAGTGCAAGCCACGTTCTGTGCGGATGGGGAGGTGCGTCTGACCATCCATCCCGTTGCCACTATGGAAGACGTGCTGCAGGCTCTGGTGCGACGTGGAGGGCTGGAGTGA
- a CDS encoding carbohydrate ABC transporter permease: MSKFPPVWVPRQQVKVTIHGKECGVSLLRQDGQTLKVATLEELETGEHRVQVLEPPQRRGEVFLVPGGQLQKVRVFAPKWENYWDALRFLPPETNYGLVFLWNTLFLSILSIIGTVLSSSLVAFAFSRLRWPGRDIWFVVLLATMMVPGAVTMLPVFVIFRALGWVDTLRPLWVPAFFGSAFNIFLLRQFFMTIPMDLEDAAKIDGCSYFGIYWRIMLPLIKPALAAVTIWTFMGAWNNFMGPLIYISSPEKMPLAYALQLFQSQHGGEPGMLMAAATMVMLPVLMLFFFTQRYFIEGVTLTGIKG; encoded by the coding sequence ATGAGCAAGTTCCCGCCCGTATGGGTTCCCCGCCAGCAGGTGAAGGTCACCATTCACGGCAAAGAGTGCGGGGTGAGCCTCCTGCGACAGGACGGGCAGACGCTGAAGGTTGCCACCCTGGAGGAGCTGGAGACGGGCGAGCATCGCGTACAGGTGCTGGAGCCGCCACAGCGGCGCGGCGAGGTGTTTCTGGTGCCCGGCGGTCAGCTGCAAAAGGTGCGCGTGTTTGCCCCCAAGTGGGAGAACTACTGGGATGCCCTGCGCTTCCTGCCGCCGGAAACCAACTACGGTCTGGTGTTCCTGTGGAACACGCTGTTTCTGTCCATCCTGAGCATCATCGGCACGGTGTTGAGCAGCTCGCTGGTGGCGTTCGCCTTCAGCCGGTTGCGCTGGCCCGGCAGGGACATCTGGTTCGTGGTGCTGCTGGCGACAATGATGGTTCCCGGCGCGGTGACCATGTTGCCGGTGTTCGTCATCTTCCGCGCCCTGGGCTGGGTAGATACCCTGCGTCCGCTGTGGGTTCCCGCTTTCTTCGGCAGCGCGTTCAACATCTTCCTTTTGCGCCAGTTCTTCATGACCATCCCGATGGATTTGGAGGACGCGGCGAAGATCGACGGTTGCAGCTACTTCGGTATCTACTGGCGCATCATGCTACCGCTGATTAAGCCCGCGCTGGCGGCAGTCACCATCTGGACCTTCATGGGCGCGTGGAACAACTTCATGGGTCCGCTCATCTACATTTCCAGCCCCGAGAAGATGCCGCTGGCGTATGCCCTGCAGCTGTTCCAGTCCCAGCATGGCGGAGAACCCGGGATGCTCATGGCGGCGGCAACGATGGTGATGCTGCCCGTGTTGATGCTGTTCTTCTTCACCCAGCGCTACTTTATCGAGGGCGTGACGCTGACGGGCATCAAGGGCTGA
- a CDS encoding HD domain-containing protein, with protein MAAIGYTEHGHRHAGVVSSVTRTICESLGYSPRQTELAAIAAYLHDIGNMVNRNNHPEIGAIIAMQILDEMGMDPREIATVVAAIGNHEEGDGTPIDYASAAVIIGDKSDVHYSRVQNPRPETFDIHDRVNHAVQRSNLYVEPDQRIIRLDLEIDTTFASVMEYFEIFLSRMVMCRKAAEQLECRFCLRVNGVDLG; from the coding sequence ATGGCAGCTATAGGCTATACAGAACACGGACATCGCCACGCGGGGGTGGTGTCTTCGGTCACACGGACGATTTGTGAGTCGCTGGGCTATTCACCCCGGCAGACGGAGCTGGCAGCGATTGCCGCCTACCTGCACGACATCGGCAACATGGTCAACCGGAATAACCACCCTGAAATCGGCGCGATCATCGCCATGCAGATTCTGGACGAGATGGGCATGGACCCCCGCGAGATTGCGACGGTGGTGGCAGCCATCGGCAATCACGAGGAAGGCGACGGCACACCGATCGATTACGCCTCCGCCGCGGTCATTATCGGCGACAAGTCCGACGTGCATTACAGCCGCGTGCAGAACCCCCGCCCGGAGACCTTCGACATCCATGACCGCGTGAACCACGCCGTACAGCGTTCCAACCTGTATGTGGAACCCGACCAGCGCATCATCCGGCTGGATTTAGAGATCGATACCACCTTCGCCAGCGTGATGGAGTACTTTGAGATATTCCTGTCGCGCATGGTGATGTGCCGCAAAGCAGCGGAGCAGCTGGAGTGCCGCTTCTGCCTGCGCGTCAACGGGGTGGATTTGGGGTAG
- the tgt gene encoding tRNA guanosine(34) transglycosylase Tgt — protein sequence MRLPPALQFEITARDSTTRARCGILRLPHGEVETPVFMPVGTQGTVKAMTQEELERLDFRIILCNTYHLYLRPGHERVARAGGLHRFIAWPRNILTDSGGFQVFSLQGLRRVYEDGVEFQSHIDGSTHYFTPERAMEIQHALGADIIMAFDECPPNPCSYEQARAAMERTHRWAVRCQQAHDTEQALFGIVQGSVYEDLREQSARFISELGFPGVAIGGVAVGEEKEAIHRIVALTAPLLPEEKPRYLMGVGEPDDILQAVASGVDMFDCVLPTRLARNAAMMTRQGRVNLRNARFADEFGAVDQECDCPVCNRYSAAYLHHLFKAKEILAARLATYHNLYFYQRFMQDIRQAIRRGNLEQFTREFLQKYMPEEERLSREE from the coding sequence ATGAGACTGCCACCCGCCCTGCAGTTTGAGATAACGGCGCGCGATTCCACGACCCGCGCGCGATGCGGCATCCTGCGCCTGCCGCACGGTGAGGTGGAAACGCCTGTCTTTATGCCTGTGGGCACGCAGGGTACCGTCAAAGCCATGACGCAGGAAGAACTCGAACGGCTCGATTTCCGTATTATCTTATGCAACACCTATCATCTGTACCTGCGCCCGGGACATGAGCGTGTTGCCCGCGCGGGAGGGTTGCACCGTTTTATCGCGTGGCCGCGCAATATCCTGACCGACAGCGGCGGTTTTCAGGTGTTCAGCCTGCAGGGGCTGCGGCGCGTGTATGAAGACGGCGTGGAGTTTCAGTCGCACATCGACGGCTCCACCCACTATTTCACCCCGGAACGGGCGATGGAGATACAACACGCGCTGGGCGCGGACATCATCATGGCGTTCGATGAATGTCCCCCGAACCCATGCAGTTACGAACAGGCGCGGGCGGCGATGGAACGTACCCACCGCTGGGCGGTGCGTTGCCAGCAGGCGCATGATACCGAGCAGGCGTTGTTCGGCATCGTGCAGGGGAGTGTTTACGAAGACCTGAGGGAGCAGAGCGCGCGATTCATCAGTGAACTTGGTTTTCCGGGCGTTGCCATCGGCGGAGTGGCGGTCGGCGAGGAGAAAGAGGCGATACACCGTATCGTGGCGTTGACCGCACCCCTGCTTCCCGAGGAGAAACCGCGCTACCTGATGGGCGTGGGCGAACCCGACGACATCCTGCAGGCAGTGGCAAGCGGGGTGGATATGTTCGATTGCGTGTTGCCGACCCGTCTGGCACGCAACGCCGCGATGATGACCCGGCAGGGCAGGGTGAACCTGCGCAACGCCCGCTTTGCCGACGAGTTCGGCGCGGTGGACCAGGAGTGCGATTGTCCCGTGTGCAATCGCTATTCGGCAGCGTATCTGCATCACCTGTTCAAGGCGAAGGAGATACTGGCGGCGCGCCTGGCGACGTATCATAACCTGTACTTCTATCAGAGGTTCATGCAGGATATTCGCCAGGCAATCCGACGGGGAAATCTGGAACAATTCACACGGGAGTTCCTTCAGAAGTATATGCCGGAAGAGGAAAGACTATCCAGAGAGGAGTGA